AAATCCGTAGAGAATAAATACTCTATCTTGGATTTTGCCCGCTCAACTGCTGGTGTTGCAGCGTTGTTGATCTGCTCTTGTCTCACCTCACCCATAACCTGAGTTGTGCGGTTAAAGGTGCGAAACATAATAGCCGTAACCAGCAAGGCCACAACCATTAGCATTAAAGCAATGGTGGGGAGTACAAATCCACCTTGGCGTTGCCCCCACCGGCCTGCTACGAGAAATGTCCGTAAAAACCAGCGCGTGAACTGGCCAGTCAGTGTTTTGAAGAGTTTAACAATCTCGCGCAGTAGGCGTGCAAACGTCTTGTTGAATTTGTGCTTAGCCATAGGTCCTCGGTAGACGCAGATGACAGTAAATGAATCTGGATGCTGCTGCTTCTGTCTTAACTCATAAAAGCAGCAAAGGCAACCATCCAAAGAATGTCTTATCTACTCTACAGAATACCCACCGGCTTCAACAGATCGATCACGGCAGTGGAGAATTTTCCGGATCAGTTAAACTTGGTGCTGCCGGCAGTGGGGGTGGAGATGCCGGCGAAGATGATCGTGTATTTGCTAACGTGTTTGACACCAAAACAAAACCCAAATAGGCCGGCAGCACTAAAGCCACCACCGCCGCAAACCCGCCTGCCCACGTCATCCAGCTAGTTGCCGGCCCATAATGAGAGCGATAGGGATCGAAAGAAAGCTGCTCAGTTTGTATTACTTCTCGCATCCCCAAAGGACGCTTAAACCGCACACGACGATCATCCAACTTTTCTAACAGAATCCAGCCGGCTTGTGACTCTTGCTCACACAAATTCTGAAAAATAGCTGGATTACGAAACAAATCCGAGCTAGCACGCACAATTTTATATTCCCAGCCGGTTAGGCGAGGATCTTTAGACACCTGCTGCCCCATCCCATTTGATGGCTCAGAATCAACCGGCATATAATAGTTTTCCTTAGCATCATACAAACTCAAAATATCATCCTCCTCTCGATCTAATTCCTTGGCCAAAACTTGCTGCCGGTGTATCCAACCACTGGCCATCACGGCTTCAATGCCAAGGGTGCCGACGAATGTACTCAAAATCAGGATTTCTAGCATTTTTTTATTAGGGGCATTGGGCATTGGGCGAGCCTGTGGTGAATGACCACAGGCTATGGATGGGGCATTGGGCATTGGGCATTGGGCTAAGAATTAAGGGTTTAGAAGCTAGAGGCTAGCAGGCTAGACTTAATGTTTTTTATCTAAATAAAATGAGCTTTTTGATCCCATGCCCCTACCTTTAGGTTGGCGCAGCCTTGCCCTATGCCCCTCTTAAATACCCCTCCACCACACAATCCGCCCCTACCGGCCTCCAGCTCACCCGTTCTAGAGTCAAAGCCTCCACCATCTTTGTCAAACCTAAATCCCCCACCGGCGAGGGAGCCATTTGGCCACCTACAATCTTAGGAGCGATAAAGGCTAAAATCTTTTGCACTGCCCCATCTGCAATCGCGCTAGCCGCTAAAGTCCCTCCGCACTCCCACAGCACAGAAAGTAACTGCCGGTCGTAGAGATAAGCCATCGCCTCAGCCGGCGTCAAAGCGATCAACTCTACAACTTCAACCCCCTTATTCACCAGCCGTTGCTTAACATCAGGATTGGCTCCTTCCTGAGTCAATACCAAAGTGGGTGCCGCCTCCGTTTCCCATAAATAAGCCTCAGCCGGCAAATTCAAGGTGCGACTCATCACCACGCGCAACGGATTATTTGCGCCGGCATGACGACTGGTTAAGCGCGGATTATCTAACCGCACCGTATTTCCCCCCACTATCACTGCATCACAAGCCGCCCGCAAGTGCTGCACCTCATTGCGCGCCTCCGTCCCCGTCACCCAGCTACTATGGCCGGTACTCGTGGCAATCTTTCCATCTAACGTCATCGCATACTTCAAAATTCCAAACGGACGCCGGTGGACAATGCGATGGATAAACGCCTCATTCAGCCGCAGACTCGCCGCTTCTTCCACCCCTACCACCACCTCAATGCCGGCTTGCTGCAGCCGTGCAATTCCGCCCCCAGCTACCAGCGGATTTGGATCAACCATTCCCACCACCACCTTCGCCACTCCTGCCGCCACCACCGCCTCAGAACACGGCGGCGTCCGTCCGTAATGGTTGCAAGGCTCCAAATTCACATAAATGGTCGCCCCCTTGGCCCGTTCCCCCGCTGCCTTCAGGGCAAACACCTCCGCATGGGGTTGACCGGCACCCGGATGAAACCCCTCCCCCACAATCTGGCCATCGCGAACAACCACCGCCCCCACCAACGGATTTGGAGCCGTTTTACCCAAAGCCTGTCGGGCAAGGCTGAAACATCGCTGCATCATCGCGCAATCAAAAGCACTAGCACTCTGAGGGCGAATCTGGTCTAAAGGATCGGAATCGGTATGAGCCACAGTTGCCTTGGTATCCGGTTGAGCATCTACAGGAAAATTTTCCATCAGTTTTATCCCAACTTGCTACGAAATCCCGCCACAAACTTTCCATCTCCCCATCTCCCACTAGCCCCTAACCCTATGCCCCATGCCCCATGCCCTTCTTTTCTGCGTGTTTGTGCTTATTGAAAAAGTTTACTTAAGTTTTATTAGGTCGAATCAGAAGAACTACAGTCATGAAGATTTTTCAATCGACCGTGAAAATTAAAGCGCAGACGGGCAAAAGCCAAGCTAAAGCAACCTTGCTAGCATTGATTTTTAATTTTGTTAAATAGATCAATATGCCGTGGGCGATGTCAGAGGCTTAGTCGAATAGATGAATCTGCGAATCACCCGACTGCGGAATGGAGAAGGGCGACTGAGAACGATTTCAAATACATGAATCTGCGAATCACCCGACTGCGGAATGGAGAAGGGCGACTGAGAACGATTTTAAACAGCGCGATTTCAATTAGTGCAAAATTTATCTAAAGATTGGGCGCGGGTCGAGCTAACGGTTGAGCTGGCCTATCACATCAATGTAGATGAAGCTCTTACTGTGATTAAAACATTGGCTGACAAACTCTACAATGCCCCTAAAGGGAACGACAAAATCATCGAAGCTCCAGAAGTGTTGGGAATTGATGAATTTGACCCGTGGGGATTCTGGTTTGTATTTGGATTAAACTTAAACCGCTACAGCACGGTGTGTGGCGCGAGAATTCCGCCGGCGTCTGAAGCAGATATTTGATTGAGCCGACATCGCCATAGGGGACAGCACAACAAGCCCTATTATTCCGTAATTCCCTGGATCTGCGCGACGGGCACAACGGCAAAACCCTCAAGGGGCAACCCGCACAGACGAATCTTTCGATTTTCTATAAACTAATTGATTAGTCAGCAATTTCCCCGCCTCTCTCCTTTCCGAGGTAGCGTTTTAACTTTTCAGCCGCCAGTAAGGATAGATTGGGTGGGGGGGATTTCCAACGGGCACAAGGCCATAGAGAGCATAAATATCAGTGTTTCAGCCATTGCCTTCAACATTGCCGGCGGCTCAAA
The Microcoleus sp. FACHB-672 DNA segment above includes these coding regions:
- the ribD gene encoding bifunctional diaminohydroxyphosphoribosylaminopyrimidine deaminase/5-amino-6-(5-phosphoribosylamino)uracil reductase RibD: MMQRCFSLARQALGKTAPNPLVGAVVVRDGQIVGEGFHPGAGQPHAEVFALKAAGERAKGATIYVNLEPCNHYGRTPPCSEAVVAAGVAKVVVGMVDPNPLVAGGGIARLQQAGIEVVVGVEEAASLRLNEAFIHRIVHRRPFGILKYAMTLDGKIATSTGHSSWVTGTEARNEVQHLRAACDAVIVGGNTVRLDNPRLTSRHAGANNPLRVVMSRTLNLPAEAYLWETEAAPTLVLTQEGANPDVKQRLVNKGVEVVELIALTPAEAMAYLYDRQLLSVLWECGGTLAASAIADGAVQKILAFIAPKIVGGQMAPSPVGDLGLTKMVEALTLERVSWRPVGADCVVEGYLRGA